Proteins found in one Primulina huaijiensis isolate GDHJ02 unplaced genomic scaffold, ASM1229523v2 scaffold205021, whole genome shotgun sequence genomic segment:
- the LOC140966334 gene encoding UDP-glycosyltransferase 72B1-like — translation VSFGSGGTLSHAQITELALGLETSEQRFLWVIRCPSDKSPSGPDDPLSYLPEKFLDRTKNRGLVVPMWAPQAQILAHVSTCAFLSHCGWNSTLETVVSGLPLIAWPLYAEQKMNAVLLHEDLKVALRPRVGENGLVGKVEVCNVVKGLMEGEEAKGIRSRMRVLREGAARALRSSPGLDDLTKKWKANVAARA, via the coding sequence GTTTCTTTCGGGAGCGGTGGGACTTTGTCTCATGCTCAAATCACCGAACTGGCATTGGGTTTAGAGACGAGTGAGCAAAGATTCTTGTGGGTCATCAGATGCCCAAGTGACAAATCTCCCTCCGGTCCCGACGATCCTTTATCCTATCTGCCGGAGAAGTTTCTCGACAGGACCAAGAACCGTGGCCTAGTCGTGCCTATGTGGGCGCCGCAGGCACAGATATTAGCCCACGTTTCCACCTGCGCGTTTTTATCGCACTGCGGATGGAACTCGACACTTGAGACTGTGGTGAGTGGGTTGCCATTGATTGCGTGGCCGCTGTACGCAGAACAGAAAATGAACGCCGTGTTGCTTCATGAGGATTTGAAAGTGGCGTTGAGGCCTAGAGTTGGCGAAAATGGGTTGGTGGGAAAGGTTGAAGTTTGTAATGTGGTAAAGGGTTTGATGGAAGGGGAAGAAGCGAAAGGGATTCGGAGTCGAATGAGGGTGCTTAGAGAGGGAGCGGCGAGAGCTCTGAGATCTTCGCCGGGGTTGGATGATTTGACTAAGAAATGGAAGGCTAACGTAGCTGCTAGAGCCTAG